The Arachis hypogaea cultivar Tifrunner chromosome 14, arahy.Tifrunner.gnm2.J5K5, whole genome shotgun sequence genome has a segment encoding these proteins:
- the LOC112744380 gene encoding uncharacterized protein, protein MFQKIRVMMACRVTICIVLSVLINMASAAIDENREANALLKWKATLDSQSQVKLSSWNNGTSPCRWRGIQCDKTKSITSMDIQNFGLKGTLHTLTFSSFPNLLSINIYNNLFHGTIPPQIANLSRVNQLNLSKNFFEGSIPKEIFTLTSLRGLDLFECHLSGQIPESIGNLSNLTYLDFGNNNLSGHIPTGIGKLTNLEYFSFINNYLSGSIPMEIGMMTNLQTIEFSYNTLSGVIPSTIGNLSNLQQIYIPNNTLSGPIPPSIWNMSTLTLIWLFGNELSGSIPNYIDNLAPNLNSLSLEGNHLSGSIPPTLGNLTKLTELYLRFNNFSGPIPSSIGNLFNLNYLTFQYNKLSGSIPDTIGNLKSLFSLELSNNMLTGSIPQGINNMTLLQDFLVAQNNFTGHLPPQICSGESLLYFAAEHNRFTGPVPRSLKNCSSIVRITLEGNQLEGDISKDFGIYPNLKHIDLSDNKFYGQISSNWGKCHSLQNLIISNNNVSSGIPPQIVKATKLGRIQLSSNRLTGKIPKELGRMKSLLELKISDNLLSGNIPTELGSLQNLQILHLAGNELSGNIPTEVVELPNLLELNLSNNKLEGGIPSHFGSFQPLSSLDLSRNFLNGTIPNVLGQLTHLQLLNLSHNNLSGNIPSTFGGMSTLTSVNVSYNQLEGPLPESKAFRTATIESLKGNKGLCGNVTGLVQCKTNSYSQKSHKAMQLVLFLIFGILVLVLCVVGVLMYIICRSVRKKEDSAKEIQSEEHFSIWSHDGKMAFETIIEATKNFDDKYLIGFGGQGSVYRAELPSGMVVAVKKIHAESDPEDKSNLKSFKSEIEALTEIKHRNIIKLYGFCQHSRFSFLVYEFLEGGSLDQVLSNEAEASAFDWKKRVNVVRGVANALSYIHHDCVPPIVHRDISSKNILLDSEDEAHVSDFGTAKFLKPGSNWTTLAVTYGYGAPELAQSLEVTTKSDVYSFGVLCFEILVGKHPGDMINSLLSPSTASITYNLLLVDVIDQRPPHPEKSVAGEIMLITKWALECLSQNPQFRPSMHQVSKELMMGKSPFSDDHFPMIRLGQLNQELLEAPLV, encoded by the exons ATGTTCCAAAAAATCAGGGTTATGATGGCATGCAGGGTAACTATATGCATAGTTCTTAGTGTCCTCATAAATATGGCCTCAGCTGCAATTGATGAAAACAGGGAAGCAAATGCACTCTTGAAGTGGAAGGCCACTCTTGACAGCCAAAGCCAAGTTAAGTTGTCATCTTGGAACAACGGCACAAGTCCATGCAGATGGAGAGGAATTCAGTGTGATAAAACAAAGTCAATCACAAGCATGGATATTCAAAATTTTGGACTCAAAGGTACACTCCATACTCTCACCTTCTCTTCATTCCCCAACCTCCTTAGCATAAACATATACAACAACTTATTCCATGGAACCATTCCCCCACAGATTGCTAACTTGTCCAGAGTTAATCAATTGAACTTGTCCAAAAACTTCTTTGAGGGTTCCATTCCTAAAGAGATCTTCACCTTGACAAGTCTTCGCGGGCTTGATCTTTTCGAATGCCATCTAAGTGGCCAAATCCCTGAGTCTATAGGAAATTTGTCCAACTTAACATATCTAGATTTTGGAAACAACAATCTCTCTGGCCACATTCCTACTGGGATTGGCAAATTGACCAACCTTgagtatttttcttttataaataattatctttCTGGTTCCATTCCAATGGAAATAGGAATGATGACAAACCTTCAGACGATTGAATTCTCATATAACACTCTCTCTGGTGTTATCCCTTCTACAATTGGTAACTTGAGCAATCTGCAACAAATTTACATTCCTAATAACACACTGTCTGGACCAATCCCACCCTCTATCTGGAACATGTCTACTTTGACCTTGATATGGCTCTTTGGCAATGAACTTTCCGGATCTATCCCAAATTACATAGATAACTTAGCCCCCAATTTGAATTCCCTTTCACTTGAGGGCAACCACCTTTCTGGCTCCATTCCTCCCACACTTGGAAATTTGACAAAGCTCACCGAACTATACCTGAGATTTAACAATTTTTCTGGACCAATTCCTTCCTCTATAGGTAATCTGTTCAATTTGAACTACTTGACTTTCCAATATAATAAACTCAGTGGATCCATTCCTGACACAATTGGAAACTTGAAAAGCCTCTTTTCATTAGAATTGTCCAACAACATGCTTACTGGCTCCATCCCACAGGGCATTAATAACATGACATTGTTGCAAGATTTTTTAGTGGCCCAAAATAATTTCACCGGTCATTTGCCACCTCAAATCTGCTCAGGTGAGTCACTCTTGTACTTTGCTGCTGAGCACAACCGTTTTACCGGTCCAGttccaagaagcttgaagaaTTGCTCTAGTATTGTTAGAATCACATTAGAGGGAAACCAGTTGGAAGGTGACATATCGAAAGACTTTGGCATATATCCCAATTTGAAACATATTGATTTGAGTGATAATAAATTTTATGGCCAAATTTCATCAAACTGGGGCAAATGTCATAGTCTTCAGAACTTGATCATATCCAACAATAATGTTTCCAGTGGTATACCACCACAAATTGTGAAGGCTACCAAACTTGGCAGGATTCAACTTTCCTCAAACCGATTGACAGGGAAGATTCCGAAAGAATTAGGGAGAATGAAAAGTTTGCTTGAACTCAAGATCAGTGATAATCTTCTCTCAGGAAACATTCCAACAGAATTAGGATCACTGCAGAATTTGCAAATCTTGCATCTAGCAGGAAATGAGTTGAGTGGTAACATACCAACAGAAGTTGTTGAGTTACCCAACTTGTTGGAATTGAATTTGAGCAACAACAAGCTAGAGGGAGGCATCCCCTCTCACTTTGGTTCATTCCAACCTCTATCTTCTCTTGATCTTAGCAGGAATTTCTTGAATGGAACTATTCCAAATGTGCTTGGACAGTTGACGCACTTGCAGTTGTTGAACCTCTCACACAATAATCTCTCTGGCAATATTCCATCCACTTTTGGTGGCATGTCAACCTTGACATCTGTCAATGTATCATACAACCAGTTAGAAGGGCCACTTCCAGAAAGTAAGGCCTTTCGCACTGCTACAATTGAGTCACTGAAAGGTAACAAAGGCTTGTGTGGTAATGTCACTGGCTTGGTGCAATGCAAAACTAATAGCTATAGCCAAAAGAGTCACAAGGCCATGCAATTAGTATTGTTTCTTATCTTTGGAATACTAGTACTTGTGCTTTGTGTGGTGGGTGTTTTAATGTATATTATTTGTAGAAGTGTGAGAAAGAAAGAAGACTCAGCCAAAGAAATACAATCAGAAGAACACTTTTCCATATGGAGCCATGATGGAAAAATGGCATTTGAAACTATCATTGAAGCTACCAAGAATTTTGATGACAAATATCTCATTGGATTTGGAGGGCAAGGATCTGTTTACAGAGCTGAGTTACCTTCAGGTATGGTTGTTGCTGTGAAGAAAATTCATGCAGAATCAGATCCAGAGGACAAGTCCAATTTGAAATCATTTAAAAGTGAAATTGAAGCACTGACAGAAATCAAGCACCGCAACATCATAAAGCTATATGGATTTTGCCAGCATTCCCGGTTCTCttttttggtttatgaattcctgGAAGGTGGCAGTTTGGATCAAGTACTAAGCAATGAAGCAGAAGCAAGTGCATTTGATTGGAAGAAGCGAGTGAATGTGGTTAGAGGAGTTGCTAATGCTTTATCATATATCCATCATGATTGCGTGCCCCCTATAGTTCATCGTGACATATCAAGCAAGAATATTCTTCTGGATTCAGAAGATGAAGCTCATGTCTCTGATTTTGGGACAGCTAAGTTTCTAAAGCCAGGTTCAAATTGGACCACACTTGCAGTCACCTATGGCTATGGTGCTCCAG AACTTGCTCAGAGTTTGGAGGTGACTACAAAAAGTGATGTGTATAGCTTTGGAGTGCTTTGTTTCGAAATCCTTGTGGGAAAGCATCCGGGAGATATGATCAATTCATTGTTGTCACCATCAACCGCATCAATAACATACAATTTGTTGTTGGTTGATGTAATTGATCAAAGGCCTCCCCATCCTGAGAAGTCAGTTGCTGGGGAAATCATGTTAATCACAAAGTGGGCGCTTGAGTGTTTGAGCCAAAATCCACAATTTCGGCCAAGCATGCATCAAGTGTCTAAAGAACTCATGATGGGAAAATCACCTTTCTCTGATGACCACTTTCCCATGATCAGACTTGGACAACTCAATCAAGAATTATTGGAAGCTCCACTTGTGTGA
- the LOC112744379 gene encoding subtilisin-like protease Glyma18g48580 isoform X1, with protein sequence MLCLPSNSHIQMGKSSFYYLNLPLIITISFLLIAFLPDAVHSSKKCYIVYLGAHSHGPNPTSVDLEAATNYHYNLLGSVLGSHEKGKEAIIYSYNKHINGFAALLEEEEAAHVAKIPNVVSVFLTKEHKLHTTRSWEFLGLHRNDKNSAWPKGRFGENTIIANIDTGVWPESQSFSDKGYGPIPSKWRGGNVCQIPDNKKNPCNRKLIGARYYNSAFQAYNGKLNPLLLTARDFVGHGTHTLSTAGGNFVAGASVFAVGNGTAKGGSPRARVAAYKVCWSLTDPASCYGADVLAAIDQALSDGVDIISLSAGGRYLVAPEDIFTDEVSIGAFHAISRNVLLVASAGNDGPTPGTVLNVAPWVFTIAASTIDRDFSSTITLSNGQRITGASLFVNLPQNQAFSLIDANDAKLANASIQDALLCRPGTLDPAKVTGKIVACLREGKIKSVSEGNEAKNAGAKGMFLRNQQQNGNTLLAEPHVLSTVGDHGSHPPYRPPALPTRNPTSLTTSSRAPVAASLASSITVRFSSARTLYGRKPAPVMASFSSRGPNKIQPSILKPDVTAPGVNILAAYSLFASASDLLTDNRRGFPFNVMQGTSMSCPHAAGIAGLLRTLHPTWSPAAIKSAIMTTATTLDNTNKPIQDAFDHKLANPFAYGSGHVQPNRAIEPGLVYDLHLNDYLNFLCASGYNQQLISALNFNRTFICKGTHTIDDLNYPSITLPNLKLSPLTITRTLTNVGPPGTYNATAKLDGCKITVVPNSLTFTKINEKKTFRVTIQASIVIKLYKYQFGELLWTDGKHRVRSPITVRRRR encoded by the exons ATGCTATGTCTGCCAAGCAATTCCCACATTCAAATGGGCAAATCTAGTTTTTACTACCTTAATCTTCCCCTTATTATTACCATATCATTTCTTCTCATAGCATTTTTGCCGGATGCTGTTCATAGCAGCAAAAAG tGCTACATTGTATACCTAGGAGCACATTCTCATGGCCCAAACCCTACCTCTGTTGACCTTGAAGCCGCAACAAATTATCATTACAATTTACTAGGTTCAGTTTTGGGAAG CCATGAGAAAGGGAAAGAGGCCATTATCTATTCATATAATAAGCACATAAATGGTTTTGCTGCGCTTCTTGAAGAGGAAGAAGCAGCACATGTTGCAA AAATACCGAATGTGGTGTCTGTGTTCTTGACCAAGGAGCACAAATTGCACACAACCCGGTCATGGGAATTTCTTGGACTACACAGAAATGACAAGAACTCAGCATGGCCAAAGGGAAGATTTGGTGAAAATACGATCATTGCTAACATTGACacag GAGTTTGGCCAGAATCACAGAGTTTCAGTGACAAAGGATATGGCCCCATTCCATCAAAATGGCGCGGTGGTAATGTCTGTCAAATACCTGATAACAAGAAAAATCCTTGCAACAG GAAGTTAATTGGAGCAAGATACTACAACAGTGCTTTCCAAGCTTACAATGGGAAGCTAAACCCGTTGCTACTGACAGCACGTGACTTCGTGGGGCATGGGACCCACACTCTGTCAACGGCAGGTGGCAACTTTGTGGCAGGTGCAAGCGTGTTTGCGGTTGGGAATGGCACCGCAAAGGGTGGGTCTCCAAGAGCCAGAGTTGCGGCTTACAAGGTTTGTTGGTCGCTAACTGACCCAGCCAGTTGCTATGGCGCCGATGTGTTGGCCGCAATAGACCAAGCCTTAAGCGACGGTGTTGATATCATCTCGCTCTCTGCTGGTGGCCGGTATTTAGTTGCCCCTGAAGATATCTTCACTGATGAAGTCTCCATTGGTGCCTTCCATGCAATTTCTAGAAATGTTCTTTTGGTTGCTTCTGCGGGAAATGATGGACCCACACCTGGAACCGTTTTGAATGTGGCTCCTTGGGTCTTCACAATTGCTGCTAGCACCATTGATAGGGACTTCAGCAGCACTATCACTCTTAGTAATGGTCAACGGATCACG GGTGCGAGTCTTTTCGTAAACTTGCCACAAAACCAAGCATTTTCTTTGATCGATGCCAATGATGCTAAACTTGCCAATGCGTCAATACAAGATGC TTTACTTTGTAGGCCAGGAACACTTGACCCAGCAAAAGTAACGGGGAAAATAGTGGCATGCTTGagagaaggaaaaataaaatcaGTTAGTGAGGGGAATGAAGCGAAGAATGCAGGTGCAAAGGGAATGTTCTTGCGCAATCAACAGCAAAATGGGAATACTCTTCTTGCTGAGCCTCATGTTTTGTCAACAGTTGGCGATCATGGTTCACATCCACCATATAGGCCGCCTGCTCTGCCAACCAGGAATCCTACTTCTTTAACAACTTCAAG cagGGCTCCTGTAGCGGCCTCGTTGGCCTCGTCTATCACAGTAAGATTCTCGTCGGCAAGAACCCTCTATGGAAGAAAGCCAGCTCCAGTTATGGCTTCGTTCTCCTCTAGGGGACCCAACAAAATTCAGCCATCCATACTCAAG CCTGATGTAACTGCACCTGGGGTGAACATACTTGCTGCATATTCACTATTCGCAAGTGCATCTGACCTATTAACAGACAACCGTCGAGGATTTCCATTTAACGTGATGCAAGGAACTTCTATGTCTTGTCCTCATGCTGCCGGCATAGCTGGACTTCTCAGAACCCTTCATCCTACTTGGAGTCCGGCAGCTATCAAATCAGCAATTATGACCACCG CAACCACATTGGACAACACAAACAAGCCGATTCAAGATGCATTTGATCATAAATTAGCAAACCCATTTGCTTACGGTTCAGGGCATGTTCAACCAAACCGTGCAATAGAGCCAGGACTTGTTTATGATCTACACCTCAACGATTACCTAAACTTCTTATGTGCCTCTGGATACAACCAACAACTCATTTCGGCACTTAATTTCAACAGGACTTTCATTTGTAAAGGAACTCACACCATAGATGACTTAAACTATCCTTCAATCACATTACCAAATCTTAAGTTGAGTCCGCTAACAATTACTCGTACACTCACCAATGTTGGTCCCCCAGGCACATATAATGCAACTGCCAAATTAGATGGATGCAAAATTACTGTTGTGCCCAACTCCTTAACTTTCACAAAGATCAACGAGAAGAAGACATTTAGAGTTACCATACAGGCTTCAATTGTGATTAAGCTTTATAAATATCAATTTGGGGAATTGTTGTGGACCGATGGAAAGCACAGAGTTAGAAGTCCCATTACAGTACGACGCCGCAGGTGA
- the LOC112744379 gene encoding subtilisin-like protease Glyma18g48580 isoform X2, which produces MLCLPSNSHIQMGKSSFYYLNLPLIITISFLLIAFLPDAVHSSKKCYIVYLGAHSHGPNPTSVDLEAATNYHYNLLGSVLGSHEKGKEAIIYSYNKHINGFAALLEEEEAAHVAKIPNVVSVFLTKEHKLHTTRSWEFLGLHRNDKNSAWPKGRFGENTIIANIDTGVWPESQSFSDKGYGPIPSKWRGGNVCQIPDNKKNPCNRKLIGARYYNSAFQAYNGKLNPLLLTARDFVGHGTHTLSTAGGNFVAGASVFAVGNGTAKGGSPRARVAAYKVCWSLTDPASCYGADVLAAIDQALSDGVDIISLSAGGRYLVAPEDIFTDEVSIGAFHAISRNVLLVASAGNDGPTPGTVLNVAPWVFTIAASTIDRDFSSTITLSNGQRITGASLFVNLPQNQAFSLIDANDAKLANASIQDALLCRPGTLDPAKVTGKIVACLREGKIKSVSEGNEAKNAGAKGMFLRNQQQNGNTLLAEPHVLSTVGDHGSHPPYRPPALPTRNPTSLTTSRAPVAASLASSITVRFSSARTLYGRKPAPVMASFSSRGPNKIQPSILKPDVTAPGVNILAAYSLFASASDLLTDNRRGFPFNVMQGTSMSCPHAAGIAGLLRTLHPTWSPAAIKSAIMTTATTLDNTNKPIQDAFDHKLANPFAYGSGHVQPNRAIEPGLVYDLHLNDYLNFLCASGYNQQLISALNFNRTFICKGTHTIDDLNYPSITLPNLKLSPLTITRTLTNVGPPGTYNATAKLDGCKITVVPNSLTFTKINEKKTFRVTIQASIVIKLYKYQFGELLWTDGKHRVRSPITVRRRR; this is translated from the exons ATGCTATGTCTGCCAAGCAATTCCCACATTCAAATGGGCAAATCTAGTTTTTACTACCTTAATCTTCCCCTTATTATTACCATATCATTTCTTCTCATAGCATTTTTGCCGGATGCTGTTCATAGCAGCAAAAAG tGCTACATTGTATACCTAGGAGCACATTCTCATGGCCCAAACCCTACCTCTGTTGACCTTGAAGCCGCAACAAATTATCATTACAATTTACTAGGTTCAGTTTTGGGAAG CCATGAGAAAGGGAAAGAGGCCATTATCTATTCATATAATAAGCACATAAATGGTTTTGCTGCGCTTCTTGAAGAGGAAGAAGCAGCACATGTTGCAA AAATACCGAATGTGGTGTCTGTGTTCTTGACCAAGGAGCACAAATTGCACACAACCCGGTCATGGGAATTTCTTGGACTACACAGAAATGACAAGAACTCAGCATGGCCAAAGGGAAGATTTGGTGAAAATACGATCATTGCTAACATTGACacag GAGTTTGGCCAGAATCACAGAGTTTCAGTGACAAAGGATATGGCCCCATTCCATCAAAATGGCGCGGTGGTAATGTCTGTCAAATACCTGATAACAAGAAAAATCCTTGCAACAG GAAGTTAATTGGAGCAAGATACTACAACAGTGCTTTCCAAGCTTACAATGGGAAGCTAAACCCGTTGCTACTGACAGCACGTGACTTCGTGGGGCATGGGACCCACACTCTGTCAACGGCAGGTGGCAACTTTGTGGCAGGTGCAAGCGTGTTTGCGGTTGGGAATGGCACCGCAAAGGGTGGGTCTCCAAGAGCCAGAGTTGCGGCTTACAAGGTTTGTTGGTCGCTAACTGACCCAGCCAGTTGCTATGGCGCCGATGTGTTGGCCGCAATAGACCAAGCCTTAAGCGACGGTGTTGATATCATCTCGCTCTCTGCTGGTGGCCGGTATTTAGTTGCCCCTGAAGATATCTTCACTGATGAAGTCTCCATTGGTGCCTTCCATGCAATTTCTAGAAATGTTCTTTTGGTTGCTTCTGCGGGAAATGATGGACCCACACCTGGAACCGTTTTGAATGTGGCTCCTTGGGTCTTCACAATTGCTGCTAGCACCATTGATAGGGACTTCAGCAGCACTATCACTCTTAGTAATGGTCAACGGATCACG GGTGCGAGTCTTTTCGTAAACTTGCCACAAAACCAAGCATTTTCTTTGATCGATGCCAATGATGCTAAACTTGCCAATGCGTCAATACAAGATGC TTTACTTTGTAGGCCAGGAACACTTGACCCAGCAAAAGTAACGGGGAAAATAGTGGCATGCTTGagagaaggaaaaataaaatcaGTTAGTGAGGGGAATGAAGCGAAGAATGCAGGTGCAAAGGGAATGTTCTTGCGCAATCAACAGCAAAATGGGAATACTCTTCTTGCTGAGCCTCATGTTTTGTCAACAGTTGGCGATCATGGTTCACATCCACCATATAGGCCGCCTGCTCTGCCAACCAGGAATCCTACTTCTTTAACAACTTCAAG GGCTCCTGTAGCGGCCTCGTTGGCCTCGTCTATCACAGTAAGATTCTCGTCGGCAAGAACCCTCTATGGAAGAAAGCCAGCTCCAGTTATGGCTTCGTTCTCCTCTAGGGGACCCAACAAAATTCAGCCATCCATACTCAAG CCTGATGTAACTGCACCTGGGGTGAACATACTTGCTGCATATTCACTATTCGCAAGTGCATCTGACCTATTAACAGACAACCGTCGAGGATTTCCATTTAACGTGATGCAAGGAACTTCTATGTCTTGTCCTCATGCTGCCGGCATAGCTGGACTTCTCAGAACCCTTCATCCTACTTGGAGTCCGGCAGCTATCAAATCAGCAATTATGACCACCG CAACCACATTGGACAACACAAACAAGCCGATTCAAGATGCATTTGATCATAAATTAGCAAACCCATTTGCTTACGGTTCAGGGCATGTTCAACCAAACCGTGCAATAGAGCCAGGACTTGTTTATGATCTACACCTCAACGATTACCTAAACTTCTTATGTGCCTCTGGATACAACCAACAACTCATTTCGGCACTTAATTTCAACAGGACTTTCATTTGTAAAGGAACTCACACCATAGATGACTTAAACTATCCTTCAATCACATTACCAAATCTTAAGTTGAGTCCGCTAACAATTACTCGTACACTCACCAATGTTGGTCCCCCAGGCACATATAATGCAACTGCCAAATTAGATGGATGCAAAATTACTGTTGTGCCCAACTCCTTAACTTTCACAAAGATCAACGAGAAGAAGACATTTAGAGTTACCATACAGGCTTCAATTGTGATTAAGCTTTATAAATATCAATTTGGGGAATTGTTGTGGACCGATGGAAAGCACAGAGTTAGAAGTCCCATTACAGTACGACGCCGCAGGTGA